From a single Rodentibacter sp. JRC1 genomic region:
- a CDS encoding O-antigen ligase — translation MINAKKYYQLFISISVFLFFTLLLIFPKGYNYGSTILLVISIVFLFYALFKRISIKEIIKQNKIIFLVVSGYFVVSLFFIFLHGEKIKLIDNPFRAFLFLSVIIFIIYSEMKFDILPYSILLGSFIAGGVAIYQYYVLHLPSAFDEQMKIQSGDIAMSLGVFSFITALYLYDIKKHNFALLAVIAGFFGIFASALSFTRGGWIGFPILFLVIILLYKHLLSKKWLFAILAILVISISSLSMNERFIGRISEAKQQFDSYFNGNDEVSSVGERLDMWKIGYNAFLKHPISGWSLNALSDYKEKLAEEGIVSRKSIPYIHLHNQFIDDLTKKGVLGGFAILGIFVVPLYIFYKKQKNTQANQRVRFITTLGIIHILSTMSYSLTQSFLTHNSGNIFYFFLMGLFYSFAINEGKYRII, via the coding sequence ATGATTAATGCCAAAAAATATTACCAACTATTTATTAGTATCTCGGTATTTCTATTTTTTACCTTGCTTTTGATTTTCCCAAAAGGATATAACTATGGCTCAACTATATTACTCGTTATCAGTATAGTGTTTCTATTTTATGCTCTTTTTAAGAGAATTAGTATTAAAGAAATTATTAAGCAAAATAAAATTATTTTTCTTGTTGTATCAGGGTATTTTGTTGTATCACTTTTCTTTATTTTTTTACATGGTGAAAAGATTAAACTGATAGATAATCCCTTTAGAGCATTTTTGTTTCTTTCTGTAATTATTTTTATCATCTATAGTGAAATGAAATTTGATATATTGCCATATAGTATACTATTGGGTTCTTTTATTGCGGGTGGAGTGGCAATTTATCAGTATTATGTTTTACATTTACCAAGTGCATTCGATGAGCAAATGAAGATTCAATCAGGTGATATTGCTATGTCCCTAGGAGTATTTAGTTTTATTACTGCACTTTATTTATACGATATAAAAAAACATAATTTCGCTTTATTAGCTGTTATTGCAGGATTCTTTGGTATTTTTGCAAGTGCATTATCTTTTACTCGTGGTGGATGGATTGGATTTCCAATTCTATTTTTAGTCATTATTTTGTTATATAAACATTTATTATCTAAAAAATGGTTATTTGCAATTTTAGCAATTTTAGTTATTAGTATTTCATCACTTTCTATGAATGAGCGGTTTATTGGTCGCATTTCGGAGGCTAAACAACAATTTGACAGTTATTTTAACGGTAACGATGAAGTTAGTTCAGTTGGAGAACGTTTAGATATGTGGAAAATTGGTTATAATGCTTTTTTAAAACATCCTATTTCTGGTTGGAGCTTAAACGCATTGTCAGATTATAAAGAGAAATTGGCTGAAGAAGGGATTGTTAGCCGAAAATCTATTCCATATATACATTTGCATAATCAGTTTATAGATGATTTAACTAAAAAAGGCGTTTTGGGAGGATTTGCTATCTTGGGTATTTTTGTTGTTCCTCTATATATTTTTTATAAAAAGCAAAAAAATACTCAGGCTAATCAAAGGGTAAGATTTATTACAACTTTAGGTATTATTCATATCTTATCTACAATGAGTTATAGCTTAACACAATCTTTCCTGACTCATAATTCTGGAAACATATTCTATTTTTTCCTAATGGGACTTTTTTATTCATTTGCTATCAATGAAGGAAAATATAGGATTATTTAA
- the ndk gene encoding nucleoside-diphosphate kinase, with the protein MMEKTLSIIKPDAVKRNLIGAILTRFEKDGFKIIATKMVRLTQAQAEGFYAEHQGKPFFEPLVNYMMSAPIVVSVLEKENAVKDYRTLIGATNPEMAEVGTIRKDFALSQRENSVHGSDSVESANREIAYFFADSEIYER; encoded by the coding sequence ATGATGGAAAAAACACTTTCAATTATTAAGCCGGATGCGGTAAAACGCAATTTGATCGGAGCAATTTTAACGAGATTTGAAAAAGATGGTTTCAAGATTATTGCGACTAAAATGGTGCGTTTAACGCAGGCGCAAGCTGAGGGGTTCTATGCCGAACATCAAGGTAAGCCATTTTTTGAACCGTTAGTAAATTATATGATGTCGGCACCTATTGTGGTTTCTGTGCTTGAAAAAGAAAATGCAGTGAAAGATTACCGCACTTTGATTGGCGCAACAAATCCTGAAATGGCGGAAGTGGGAACAATTCGTAAAGATTTTGCATTAAGTCAACGTGAAAATTCGGTACATGGTTCTGATAGTGTAGAAAGTGCTAATCGTGAAATCGCTTATTTCTTTGCTGATTCGGAAATTTATGAACGTTAA
- the frdC gene encoding fumarate reductase subunit FrdC produces MPLVSKRKKYVRPMTATWWQKLDFYKAYMLREATSIFAVWFCIVLLYGVLCLASNPVPGLGILSFIEFLRNPIVVVLNIITLIATLYHTATYFLMTPKVMNIIVKNERLPHALVRNSLWAVTALISVVALVLVYI; encoded by the coding sequence ATGCCATTAGTTAGTAAACGTAAAAAATATGTTCGCCCAATGACGGCTACTTGGTGGCAAAAATTGGACTTCTACAAGGCTTATATGCTTCGTGAAGCTACTTCAATTTTTGCGGTATGGTTCTGTATCGTATTACTTTACGGCGTACTTTGCCTTGCAAGTAATCCCGTACCGGGCTTAGGCATTTTGAGTTTTATTGAATTTTTAAGAAACCCAATTGTGGTTGTGCTTAATATCATTACGCTCATCGCAACACTTTATCACACCGCAACCTATTTCTTAATGACACCAAAAGTGATGAACATCATTGTGAAAAATGAACGCTTACCACACGCATTGGTAAGAAATTCACTTTGGGCGGTAACCGCACTTATCAGCGTGGTTGCATTAGTTTTAGTTTATATTTAA
- a CDS encoding HAAAP family serine/threonine permease — translation MKNTKLNKFDAVWMLNLFGTAVGAGVLFLPINAGMGGFWPLVVMAILVGPMTYFAHRGLAYFVLSSKKPGSDITEVVEEHFGKTAGKLITLLYFFAIFPILLIYGNGITNTVDSFIVNQLGMASPNRALLSFILIAVLISVMLFNEKVMLKITEWLVYPLVFILFAMSIYLIPEWNGSMLNEFPTASGFITTLWVTIPVLVFSFNHSPAISSFTCSQYREYKEFEHTERHIGQTEKGTSAILLFFVMFFVFSCVLTLTPEELLAAKEQNISILSFLANKFDNPYISYFGPLVAFLAITSSFFGHYMGAREGLEGLYVKMKGEAVDRKKLNYGTALFFLLTLWGVAIINPSILGLIESLGGPIIAMILFIMPMYAIRKIPAMKRYQGRFSNVFVTVMGLIAISAVIYGLL, via the coding sequence ATGAAAAATACAAAATTGAATAAATTTGATGCCGTTTGGATGCTTAATTTATTTGGTACGGCAGTTGGAGCGGGCGTATTATTTTTACCAATTAATGCCGGTATGGGCGGTTTTTGGCCGTTAGTGGTGATGGCGATACTTGTAGGCCCTATGACCTATTTTGCTCACCGTGGTTTAGCTTATTTCGTGCTTTCCTCTAAAAAACCGGGTAGTGATATTACCGAAGTTGTGGAAGAACATTTCGGCAAGACGGCAGGTAAATTGATTACGTTACTCTATTTCTTTGCGATTTTCCCGATTCTATTGATTTATGGAAACGGCATTACCAACACGGTTGATTCTTTTATTGTAAATCAACTTGGTATGGCATCTCCAAACCGTGCATTGCTTTCTTTCATTCTTATTGCAGTATTGATTTCCGTCATGCTTTTCAATGAAAAAGTGATGTTGAAAATTACGGAATGGCTTGTGTATCCTTTGGTCTTTATTTTATTTGCAATGTCAATTTATCTCATTCCGGAATGGAATGGTTCAATGCTAAATGAATTTCCGACAGCAAGTGGTTTTATCACCACATTATGGGTAACGATTCCCGTATTGGTTTTTTCCTTTAACCATTCACCGGCAATTTCCTCTTTTACTTGTTCACAATATCGTGAATACAAAGAATTTGAACACACCGAACGTCATATCGGGCAAACAGAAAAAGGTACTTCGGCGATTTTACTTTTCTTTGTAATGTTCTTTGTGTTCAGCTGCGTATTGACATTAACACCGGAAGAATTACTTGCTGCAAAAGAACAAAATATCAGTATTTTGTCATTCTTAGCGAATAAATTTGATAATCCTTACATCTCTTACTTTGGTCCTTTAGTGGCTTTCTTGGCGATTACGAGTTCTTTCTTTGGCCATTACATGGGCGCACGTGAAGGATTGGAAGGGCTTTACGTGAAAATGAAAGGGGAAGCCGTAGATCGTAAAAAATTAAATTATGGTACGGCATTGTTCTTTTTATTAACCTTGTGGGGCGTCGCAATTATTAACCCGAGTATCCTTGGTTTGATCGAATCCTTAGGAGGCCCGATCATTGCTATGATTTTATTTATTATGCCAATGTACGCTATCCGTAAAATACCGGCTATGAAACGTTACCAAGGTCGCTTCAGCAATGTATTTGTTACGGTAATGGG
- a CDS encoding DegT/DnrJ/EryC1/StrS aminotransferase family protein, with protein sequence MKIPFSPPYINEDIINEVVDSLHSGWITTGPKVKALEEEIRHFSGAKEVLCVNSWTSAAIMMLRWFGVKEGDEVIVPAYTYSATALAVLHAGAKPIMVDTSEDFNISLAGIKKAITPRTKAIIPVDIAGFPCDYDEIMDLVKSSEIQPLFKAESDNQKKLGRILVLNDAAHSLGAWYKKDVRTGSETDIAIFSLHAVKNVTTAEGGAICINLPEPFDNTKLYTELRQMALNCQTKDAFSKSKAGGWRYDITGLGMKINMADVNAAIGLAQIRIYEDLLKERKRVFDTYDNVFKQFDWAILPPSKQGEKETSYHLYALRVKGFTEAQRDTMIDEIAKNEVAVNVHFIPMPMLTLFKNLGYKIGDYPQSYNNYKCEISLPIYPQLTNEQVSFIIDSVVNAYNKVK encoded by the coding sequence ATGAAAATTCCATTTTCCCCCCCATATATTAATGAAGATATCATTAATGAAGTGGTTGATTCGCTACACTCAGGTTGGATTACAACAGGCCCTAAAGTAAAAGCTCTAGAAGAGGAAATTAGACATTTTTCGGGAGCAAAGGAAGTGCTTTGTGTCAACTCTTGGACTTCAGCAGCAATTATGATGCTTCGTTGGTTTGGTGTGAAAGAGGGAGATGAAGTGATTGTCCCCGCTTATACTTATAGTGCAACAGCGTTAGCGGTACTTCATGCTGGAGCAAAACCTATAATGGTGGATACTTCAGAAGATTTTAATATTTCTTTAGCGGGGATAAAAAAAGCAATTACTCCAAGAACGAAAGCAATTATCCCCGTTGATATTGCAGGTTTTCCTTGTGATTATGATGAAATTATGGATTTGGTAAAATCCTCCGAAATTCAACCGCTCTTTAAGGCAGAAAGCGATAACCAAAAAAAACTTGGTCGTATTTTGGTGTTAAATGATGCTGCTCACTCTTTAGGTGCTTGGTATAAAAAAGATGTCAGAACAGGCAGTGAGACAGATATTGCTATTTTTTCATTACATGCAGTGAAAAATGTTACTACCGCAGAAGGTGGGGCAATTTGTATTAATTTGCCTGAACCTTTTGATAACACGAAGCTTTATACAGAACTTAGACAAATGGCATTAAACTGTCAAACAAAAGATGCTTTTTCTAAGAGTAAAGCCGGTGGGTGGCGTTATGACATTACGGGATTAGGAATGAAAATTAATATGGCAGATGTAAATGCCGCCATTGGTTTAGCCCAAATTCGTATTTATGAAGATTTACTAAAAGAACGAAAAAGGGTGTTTGATACTTATGATAATGTGTTTAAACAGTTTGATTGGGCAATTTTACCGCCATCAAAGCAAGGAGAAAAAGAAACTTCCTATCACTTATACGCACTACGCGTTAAGGGGTTCACTGAAGCACAGCGTGATACCATGATTGATGAAATTGCAAAAAATGAAGTTGCGGTGAATGTTCATTTTATTCCAATGCCAATGCTTACTTTATTTAAGAATCTAGGATATAAAATTGGAGATTATCCACAATCATATAATAATTATAAATGTGAAATATCTCTTCCAATTTATCCTCAATTAACAAATGAGCAAGTAAGTTTTATTATTGATTCAGTTGTTAATGCTTATAATAAGGTTAAATAA
- the frdA gene encoding fumarate reductase (quinol) flavoprotein subunit, which translates to MQTVNVDIAIVGAGGGGLRAAIAAAEANPNLKIALVSKVYPMRSHTVAAEGGAAAVIKEEDSYDKHFQDTVAGGDWLCEQDVVEYFVQHSPVEMTQLERWGCPWSRKADGDVNVRRFGGMKIERTWFAADKTGFHLLHTLFQTSIQYPQIQRFDEHFVLDILVDDGHARGMVAMNMMEGTLVQINANAVVIATGGGCRAFKFNTNGGIVTGDGLSMAYRHGVPLRDMEFVQYHPTGLPNTGILMTEGCRGEGGILVNKDGYRYLQDYGLGPETPIGKPENKYMELGPRDKVSQAFWQEWKKGNTLKTAKGVDVVHLDLRHLGEKYLHERLPFICELASAYEGVNPVNEPIPVRPVVHYTMGGIEVDFNSETRIKGLFAVGECASSGLHGANRLGSNSLAELVVLGRVAGEYAAQRAVEAQPANQTAVDAQAKDIVARLEALQKQEGNESWSEIRDEMGTVMEEGCGIYRDQASMQKAVDKIAELKERYKRIRVADNSSVFNTDVLYTVELGYILDVAQSIANSAIERKESRGAHQRLDYTERDDVNYLKHTLAFYNENGAPRIEYSPVKITKSQPAKRVYGAEAEAQEAAAKAKEQANG; encoded by the coding sequence GTGCAAACAGTTAATGTCGATATTGCAATTGTTGGTGCCGGCGGTGGCGGTTTACGTGCAGCGATTGCCGCAGCAGAAGCAAATCCTAACTTAAAAATTGCGTTAGTTTCAAAGGTGTACCCAATGCGCAGCCACACAGTGGCGGCAGAAGGTGGGGCGGCAGCCGTTATCAAAGAGGAAGACTCTTATGATAAACACTTCCAAGATACCGTTGCCGGCGGTGACTGGCTATGTGAACAAGATGTAGTGGAATATTTTGTTCAACATTCCCCGGTAGAAATGACCCAACTTGAACGTTGGGGTTGTCCTTGGAGTCGTAAAGCCGATGGCGATGTGAATGTGCGCCGTTTCGGTGGTATGAAAATCGAACGTACTTGGTTTGCTGCGGATAAAACCGGTTTCCATTTATTACATACGCTTTTCCAAACTTCAATCCAATACCCTCAGATCCAACGCTTTGATGAGCATTTCGTACTAGATATTTTAGTCGATGACGGCCATGCACGCGGTATGGTTGCAATGAATATGATGGAAGGAACGCTTGTTCAAATTAATGCAAATGCCGTTGTCATTGCAACAGGTGGCGGTTGTCGTGCGTTTAAATTTAATACCAACGGCGGTATCGTAACAGGTGACGGTTTATCAATGGCGTATCGCCACGGCGTACCGTTGCGTGATATGGAATTTGTTCAATATCACCCTACCGGCTTACCAAATACCGGTATTTTGATGACGGAAGGTTGTCGTGGTGAAGGCGGTATCTTAGTTAATAAAGACGGCTATCGTTACCTTCAAGATTATGGCCTAGGTCCTGAAACGCCAATCGGCAAACCGGAAAACAAGTATATGGAACTTGGTCCGCGTGATAAAGTTTCTCAAGCATTCTGGCAAGAGTGGAAAAAAGGCAATACCTTAAAAACAGCAAAAGGCGTTGATGTGGTTCATCTTGATTTACGTCATTTGGGTGAAAAATATTTACACGAACGTCTTCCGTTTATTTGCGAATTAGCAAGTGCTTATGAAGGTGTAAACCCGGTAAATGAGCCGATCCCTGTACGTCCTGTCGTTCACTACACTATGGGTGGTATTGAGGTGGACTTCAACAGCGAAACACGTATTAAAGGTTTATTCGCTGTGGGTGAATGTGCCTCCTCTGGTTTACACGGAGCAAACCGTTTAGGTTCTAACTCTTTGGCGGAGCTTGTTGTGCTTGGTCGTGTAGCGGGTGAATATGCGGCACAACGTGCGGTTGAAGCACAACCGGCTAACCAAACTGCCGTTGATGCGCAAGCAAAAGACATTGTCGCCCGTTTAGAAGCCCTTCAAAAACAAGAAGGTAATGAATCTTGGTCTGAAATTCGTGATGAAATGGGGACGGTAATGGAAGAAGGTTGCGGTATTTACCGTGACCAAGCAAGTATGCAAAAAGCCGTTGATAAAATTGCGGAATTAAAAGAACGTTATAAGCGCATTCGTGTGGCGGATAACTCAAGCGTATTTAATACTGATGTACTTTACACCGTAGAATTAGGTTACATTCTTGATGTTGCACAATCTATTGCAAACTCAGCAATCGAACGTAAAGAATCTCGCGGTGCACACCAACGCTTAGACTACACTGAACGTGATGATGTAAATTACTTAAAACACACCCTTGCTTTCTACAATGAGAATGGCGCACCGCGCATTGAATATAGTCCGGTGAAAATCACTAAATCTCAACCTGCAAAACGTGTTTACGGTGCGGAAGCAGAAGCTCAAGAAGCTGCTGCAAAAGCTAAGGAGCAAGCAAATGGCTAA
- a CDS encoding sugar transferase, producing MIRFFDFILSLIGLIIFSPIFIILVIWIKLDSKGPIFYKQIRIGLYGKEFELFKFRSMVMDADKKGLITVGGCDPRVTRSGYFIRKYKLDELPQLINVLVGDMSLVGPRPEVRKYVELYNNEQRKVLSIKPGITDYASIEYMDENEILGKSNDPEKIYIEKIMPEKIKYNMKYIQNKNLFEYFKIIFLTMLKIIR from the coding sequence ATGATTCGTTTTTTTGATTTTATTTTAAGTTTGATCGGGCTAATTATTTTTAGCCCTATTTTTATTATTTTAGTAATTTGGATTAAATTAGATTCAAAAGGTCCTATTTTTTATAAGCAAATTCGTATTGGACTGTATGGAAAAGAATTTGAACTGTTTAAATTTCGTTCTATGGTAATGGATGCTGATAAAAAAGGATTAATTACTGTAGGGGGATGTGATCCACGTGTTACTCGTTCTGGTTATTTTATTCGAAAATATAAATTGGATGAACTACCTCAACTTATCAATGTATTGGTTGGAGATATGAGTCTAGTTGGTCCCCGACCAGAAGTGAGAAAATATGTGGAACTTTACAATAATGAACAAAGAAAAGTTCTTTCGATTAAGCCTGGTATTACTGATTACGCATCTATTGAATATATGGATGAGAATGAGATATTAGGGAAATCTAATGATCCAGAAAAGATTTATATTGAAAAGATTATGCCGGAAAAAATAAAATATAATATGAAATATATTCAAAATAAGAATTTATTTGAGTATTTTAAAATCATTTTCCTAACAATGCTAAAAATTATCCGTTAG
- a CDS encoding succinate dehydrogenase/fumarate reductase iron-sulfur subunit, which translates to MANSPVMNVEVLRYNPESDQEPHLSTYQVPYDNQTSLLDALGYIKDKLEPSLSYRWSCRMAICGSCGMMVNNKPKLACKTFLRDYSGHMRIEPLANFPIERDLVVDLSHFIESLEAIKPYIIGNEAPALDGKPHPSAELAKSRTKQTPAQLEKYRTFSMCINCGLCYAACPQFGLNPEFLGPAAITMAHRYNLDNRDHGKAKRMPLLNGKNGVWSCTFVGYCSEVCPKHVDPASAINQGKVESAKDYVISMLKPKG; encoded by the coding sequence ATGGCTAATTCACCAGTAATGAATGTGGAAGTATTACGCTACAATCCAGAAAGCGATCAAGAGCCACATTTAAGCACTTACCAAGTGCCTTATGACAACCAAACATCCCTACTTGATGCGTTAGGTTATATTAAAGATAAACTTGAACCTTCCCTTTCTTACCGTTGGTCATGCCGTATGGCGATCTGCGGTTCTTGTGGGATGATGGTAAATAACAAACCTAAATTGGCTTGTAAAACGTTCTTACGTGATTACAGCGGGCATATGCGAATTGAACCGTTGGCAAATTTCCCGATTGAACGTGACTTAGTGGTTGATTTAAGCCATTTCATCGAAAGTTTAGAAGCGATCAAGCCTTATATTATTGGTAATGAAGCACCTGCGTTAGATGGTAAACCGCATCCATCGGCAGAACTTGCCAAAAGCCGTACTAAACAAACACCGGCGCAACTTGAGAAATATCGTACTTTCTCAATGTGTATTAACTGCGGATTATGTTATGCCGCTTGCCCACAATTCGGTTTAAATCCTGAGTTCTTAGGTCCTGCTGCGATTACGATGGCTCACCGTTATAACCTTGATAACCGTGACCACGGTAAAGCGAAACGTATGCCATTATTAAACGGAAAAAATGGTGTATGGAGCTGTACTTTCGTGGGGTATTGTTCTGAAGTTTGTCCAAAACATGTGGATCCAGCTTCAGCAATTAACCAAGGCAAAGTGGAAAGTGCCAAAGATTATGTTATCTCTATGCTCAAACCAAAAGGCTAA
- the frdD gene encoding fumarate reductase subunit FrdD, with amino-acid sequence MIDKNPKRSGEPPVWLLFGAGGTVSAIFFPVVILILGLLLPFGLIDPSNLVTFAYSWIGKLVILVLTIFPMWCGLHRIHHGMHDLKIHVPAGGFIFYGLATIYTIWVLFAVIGL; translated from the coding sequence ATGATTGATAAAAATCCAAAACGCTCCGGCGAACCACCGGTATGGCTTCTATTCGGTGCAGGCGGTACAGTAAGTGCAATTTTCTTCCCTGTGGTCATTTTAATCTTAGGTTTACTCTTACCATTCGGTTTAATCGACCCATCAAATTTAGTTACGTTTGCCTATTCTTGGATCGGTAAACTCGTCATTCTCGTGCTAACGATTTTCCCAATGTGGTGTGGTTTACACCGCATTCACCACGGAATGCACGATCTTAAAATCCACGTACCTGCAGGCGGCTTTATCTTCTACGGTTTAGCTACTATTTATACCATCTGGGTATTATTTGCAGTGATTGGTTTATAA
- the epmA gene encoding elongation factor P--(R)-beta-lysine ligase gives MTALTFEIPTWQPTASIENLLERAKIIAEIRRFFTDRGLLEVETPVLSEFGVTDLHLSTFNTEFVAPLNELSKTLWLSTSPEYHMKRLLAAGSGPIFQISKVFRNEEAGNRHNPEFTMLEWYRPHFDMYRLINEVDDLLQQVLDCKPAESMSYQFAFQEYVGLDPLSAERKELVEAAHKYHFMAKEDEDRDTLLQFLFSEVVEPQIGQDAPVAIYHFPSSQAALAQLSPEDQRVAERFEFYYKGLELANGFHELTDAREQERRFEQDNRQRERVGLPIQDIDKRFLAALQAGIPNTSGVALGVDRLIMIALNASSIKEVISFSIENA, from the coding sequence ATGACCGCACTTACTTTTGAAATTCCTACTTGGCAGCCTACCGCTTCCATCGAAAATTTACTTGAAAGAGCAAAGATTATTGCTGAAATTCGCCGTTTTTTTACGGATCGTGGTTTGCTTGAAGTTGAAACGCCGGTTTTAAGTGAATTCGGTGTAACGGATCTTCATCTTTCAACTTTCAACACGGAATTTGTCGCTCCCCTTAACGAACTATCAAAAACCTTGTGGCTTTCAACCAGTCCTGAATATCATATGAAACGGTTATTGGCAGCGGGCAGCGGACCGATTTTCCAAATTAGTAAAGTATTTCGCAATGAAGAAGCCGGTAATCGCCATAATCCGGAATTTACGATGCTGGAATGGTATCGACCGCACTTTGATATGTATCGTTTGATTAACGAAGTGGATGATTTATTACAACAAGTTTTGGATTGTAAACCGGCGGAGAGTATGAGTTATCAATTTGCCTTTCAAGAATACGTGGGGCTTGATCCGCTTTCTGCAGAGCGTAAAGAATTGGTGGAAGCCGCTCATAAATATCATTTTATGGCAAAAGAAGATGAAGATCGGGACACCTTGTTGCAATTTTTATTTAGTGAAGTCGTTGAACCGCAAATCGGGCAAGATGCGCCTGTGGCGATTTATCATTTCCCCTCTTCCCAAGCGGCACTTGCGCAATTAAGCCCGGAAGATCAACGCGTTGCAGAACGCTTTGAGTTTTATTATAAAGGGTTGGAACTTGCCAATGGTTTCCATGAACTCACTGATGCACGTGAACAAGAGCGACGTTTTGAACAAGATAATCGTCAACGTGAAAGGGTCGGTTTGCCGATTCAGGATATTGATAAACGCTTCCTTGCAGCATTACAGGCAGGGATTCCAAATACATCGGGCGTGGCGTTAGGTGTAGATCGTTTGATTATGATTGCATTGAATGCCTCAAGCATTAAAGAAGTTATTTCCTTTTCCATCGAAAATGCCTAA
- the pepB gene encoding aminopeptidase PepB, whose translation MEIILSTRPALGSWGNNAILSFNGDEAIIHLKNNEKIDRTLVQRAARKLRGQGIKDVELVGEEWDLNFCWAFYQGFYTAKQDYAIEFPHLDDEAQHELLARIECGDFVRGVINEPAQSLTPIKLAERAAEFIMTQAEKYAEKSAVSFQIVSSEELDQQGYQGIWTVGKGSANPPAMLQLDFNPTGDLNAPVLACLVGKGITFDSGGYSIKPSEGMSTMRTDMGGAALLTGALGLAIARGLNQRVKLYLCCAENLVSSNAFKLGDIITYKNGVTAEVLNTDAEGRLVLADGLIEADGQHPEFIIDCATLTGAAKVAVGNDYHSVLSMDDELVVDLFQSAKEENEPFWRLPFEEFHRSQIGSSFADIANIGTVPMGAGASTATAFLSYFVKNYQQNWLHIDCSATYRKSACDLWAVGATGIGVQTLANLLISKS comes from the coding sequence ATGGAGATTATTCTTTCAACTCGTCCGGCATTAGGTAGCTGGGGCAATAATGCGATTTTAAGTTTTAATGGCGATGAAGCGATTATTCACTTAAAAAATAATGAAAAAATCGACCGCACTTTGGTACAACGTGCAGCTCGTAAATTACGCGGACAAGGCATTAAAGATGTCGAACTTGTAGGGGAAGAATGGGATTTGAATTTTTGCTGGGCGTTCTATCAAGGGTTTTACACGGCAAAACAAGACTATGCGATTGAGTTTCCTCATTTAGATGATGAAGCACAACACGAATTATTGGCGCGTATTGAGTGTGGTGATTTTGTGCGGGGTGTAATTAATGAGCCCGCACAAAGTTTAACACCAATTAAACTGGCAGAACGTGCAGCAGAATTTATAATGACACAAGCTGAAAAGTATGCGGAAAAAAGTGCGGTCAGTTTTCAGATTGTTTCAAGTGAGGAGCTAGACCAGCAAGGTTATCAAGGTATTTGGACGGTAGGAAAAGGTTCTGCTAACCCACCGGCTATGTTACAGTTAGATTTTAATCCGACCGGGGATTTAAATGCACCGGTGCTGGCTTGTTTAGTCGGTAAAGGGATTACTTTTGATAGTGGCGGATATAGCATTAAGCCAAGCGAAGGTATGAGTACGATGCGTACGGATATGGGCGGAGCAGCTTTATTAACCGGTGCTTTAGGTTTGGCTATAGCCCGTGGATTAAATCAACGGGTGAAACTTTATTTATGTTGTGCAGAAAATTTAGTGAGTAGCAATGCGTTTAAATTAGGGGATATTATAACCTATAAAAACGGTGTGACGGCAGAAGTGCTAAATACCGATGCGGAAGGACGTTTGGTATTGGCAGACGGATTGATTGAGGCGGATGGTCAACATCCTGAATTTATTATTGATTGTGCAACTTTGACCGGTGCTGCGAAAGTGGCGGTGGGAAATGACTACCATTCGGTTCTATCTATGGATGACGAGTTGGTTGTAGATCTTTTCCAATCAGCAAAAGAGGAAAATGAACCTTTTTGGCGTTTACCTTTTGAGGAATTTCATCGTTCGCAAATCGGTTCTTCTTTTGCAGATATTGCTAATATCGGCACTGTTCCTATGGGAGCAGGTGCGAGTACGGCAACTGCATTCTTATCCTATTTTGTGAAGAATTATCAACAAAACTGGTTGCATATTGATTGTTCGGCAACTTATCGTAAATCAGCCTGCGATTTATGGGCGGTTGGTGCGACAGGTATTGGTGTGCAAACACTTGCAAATTTACTGATTTCAAAATCATAG